The following is a genomic window from Alkaliphilus sp. B6464.
GTGGCTATGTAGAGATCGATTATACAGATAACTTTGGTTATTTAAGAAAATTAATTCCATCATATATTTAAGAAAAGGAGAATACATATGAAGGGTGATACTGAAAAAATAAGCATAGATAATATTAGGGTTATTACAAGAAGTGGACTATTAATAGCACTTTCAGCCATAGGTGCCATGATTAAAATACAGGGGACAATAGCCTTCGATTCTATGCCAGGATATTTTGCTGCTTTATTTATAAGTCCTATGGCTGGTGGTTTTGTAGCTGCTCTAGGTCATTTACTGACTTCCATTACTAGTGGATTTCCATTAACAGTTCCAATGCACTTAATTGTTGCACTAGAGATGGGGTTATTCGCATATATCTTTGGAATCCTAGGAAGAAAAGGCAATGGCGTTATTGCTTCTATTGTAGCTATATTATTAAATGGACCTATTGCAACCTTTGTTGCATCTATTACTGCAAAGATGTTAGGTTTACCATTTAATGGGCCTGCAATGTTTAATGCCCTTGTAATTCCTTTAACTATAGCTTCATCAGCTAATATTATTCTTGCTTATGTTATATTTAAGATAATAAACAAACAAAAAAGATAGGTGAATTTAGATGGTTAAATATAGAGATTTAACAATAGTTGATGTTACACCAGATCATAGGATAGTAATTTCCTGTGATTCCTCTGGTGGTATTGGGGACAAGGATATGGATGTTGTAAAGACAGACCCTGAAACTGTAGGATATTTTACAACCCAAGTAGCACTTATGGAGCTTTTAGCAACAGGAGCTACACCTGTTACTATTGTTAATACTTTAGGCGTGGAGATGGAGGAAACAGGACAAAAGATAATTAAGGGCATAAAAAAGGCATTAAAGCCTTTAAACTTACAAAATGATATTGTAATAACGGGAAGTACGGAGGAAAATATTCCTGTATGTCAAACCTCTATGGGGATTACTATAATCGGAACAATTGAAAAATCTAATTGGAGACGGAAAAAGGCTAGAAAAAGAGATTTAGCAGTTGTTATAGGAATACCGAAAGTAGGTCATGAGGTATTGGATGATAGAGGAAGAGAAACAATGTCCGTATCTATATTATTAGAATTACTTAACAAACCATACATAAATGATATTTTACCTGTAGGATCTAAAGGAATAGCTTATGAACTAAAAGAAATGGCAAATACTAACGGATTGAGTTGTAACATATACGATAAATCAGATATTAATCTAGATAAGTCAGCAGGCCCTGCTACCTGCGCTATCCTTGCTGTTGATAGAGAAGGCTACGAAGACTTAAAAAAATCTATTTCTATTCCGGTTAAATTTATTGGTATTTTTGTTTAGTTGGATATTGATGCAAACCAACCTCTTTTGATTTTCGTTAGAAGTATAAAATAAATGCTCTTTTCTGGTTTTTGTATATTCACATGTTCCAGATTAGAGCATTTTTTTATTCTTGTTCACTCCCTATACGAATAACTTCCTTCATTTTAGACATAACGTGATCATATCCACCTTCACTGTGGGGTAGGGTACAATTAGTACAATTTTTTATTCCACTATCTGTATATGTAAACCCACCACCACATTTATCTTTTAACATATAAAGTGGACAGTAGCAAAATAAACAATTGAATTTCGTTAAATCACTAACATTATGACAAGGGAAGAATTCACATCTACTATTTTGAACAAATTTATAGTTTTCTGTATTAGTCAAAATATCACCTCTAGTTTCATCATATTATATATTTAATATCTAAATAATATGATTCTCCAAAGACTTTGTAATTCCTGCTAATAAGCTATTCAAGAGTCTTAAAATATATAAGATTTTAAAACAAGTTAAAATTGCAGATTAGAACTAAAGTTCTATTTACTAGTTTAAGACATTGGATTTAGGATATATATTGGATTGTATATATACATAATCGATTTTGACATGGGGGATGGATATGATGAAAAGTATAAAGCTAAAGTTAATAGTTTATTTTGTATTAATATTACTAACTACATCTACAATATTGGGGAGTATTTCATATAGAAGTGCTTCAAAAGCTATTGTTAATGAAGCAAGCCATGCCGTAATAGACCTTGCGACATCAGCTTCCGCAGTAGTGAAAAGTAGAATTGAAAGTCGGTTAATAGAGTTAAAGTCAATTGCTAGAAAAAGTGAAATAGAGGGTATGCAGTGGGAGATTCAGAAAGAAACATTAGAGGATGAAAAGGAATATTTTGATTTTTTAGCATTGGGAGTCGTTTATCCTGATGGGACTACTTTATATAGTGATGGTTCAATAGCTCAGTTAGGTGATAGAGATTATGTAAAAAAAGCTTTTCAAGGAGAAACAAATGTTTCAGATCCAATATTAAGCAGGGTAACCAATGAAATGGTTTTAATGTTTGCAACTCCAATAGAGCACGATGGCAAAATAGTAGCAGTTTTAATTGGTAGAAAACCTGCAAATGCTTTAAAGGATGATATTGCTGATATGGGATATGGTAATAAAGGTTATGCGTATATTATAGGGAAAGATGGTACAATGTATGCCCATGAAAATCAGCAATTGGTACTAGAACAGCGAAATGTATTTAAAGATATAGAAACAGGCGGGGACTTTAAAGAACTTGGTCTAGCTATGAAGGACATGGATATGACATCTCGACAAATAGTTACATATGAATTTTTAGGAGATAGACGTTATATAGGAATGGCTCCAATAGAGAATACTGACTGGTTGGTCGCAGTCGGAGGATATGAAAGTGAAATATTAGGCGGTATCAATCCAATGAGGATAAAAATTTTAATTACATCTTTTTTAATTACTGTATTTGGTGGTATAGCAATATCTATAATAGGTGCTACAATTGTTAAACCTATAGTTTTGGCAGCTAAACATGCTGAAGAAATTGCAAATCTAGATATTCGCAGAGATGTACCAGTAAAGTATTTAAAGAACAAAGATGAGACAGGAATATTAGCAAGATCTATACAGTCCACAAGCGAAAACTTAAGACAGATTGTTGGTCAAGTTACAGAAGCTTCCCATCAAGTTGCTTCTTCTTCTGAGCAGTTAACGGCGACAACTCAAGAATCCGCTATGGTTTCTGAAGAAATAGCTAGAACTGTAGAGCAAATTTCTAGTGCGGCAGAGGAACAGGCCAGTGATACTGAAAATGGGGTCAATAATGCTAAGGTTCTAGGTAAAATGGTGAAAGAGAACCAAGAGCATGTTCGTAAGCTAAATACCTTTGCAGATGAGGTACTGGTGTTGAAAAATGAGGGAAATATTTTGATGGATGAATTAAATGAAAGGACTAAGGATAGTGATTTAGGAATTAAAAAAGTATACGAAGAAATTAAGAATACTACACTTAATTCTGCTAAAATTAATGATGCTAGTAATCTAATCAAAAATATTGCAGAGCAGACAAACCTACTAGCATTAAATGCAGCTATTGAGGCAGCTCGAGCAGGAGAGGCAGGAAGAGGATTTGCAGTTGTAGCTGAAGAGATTCGAAAGCTAGCTGAAGAATCTAAAACATCTACTATAGCTATAGAAAATATAGTTGATCAACTTCAACAAAGCACAAGTGATTCTGAAGCTACTATTAATGATGTAATAAAAGTGGTAGATATTCAGCAGAAAAGTCTTAAAGAAACAGAGAGTAAATTCATAGGCATTACTCATGCTGTAGATAGAATAAAAGAAATGATTAATCAGTTAGATGATGCTAGTGAGATAATAAATCAAAATCAAAATGATGTTATTGCGGCATTATATCATTTATCTGAGATAGCTGAAGAAAATGCAGCTAGTACTGAGGAAGTATCAGCCGCATCAGAGGAGCAAAGTGCTTCTATTCAAGAAATAGCTAATTCTAGTGAAGGGTTAAGTCATTTAGCTCAGGAAATGATAAATTTGGTGAATAAATTTAATATTTAAGGAAAAAGTGCCTATATTTTGAAGTATAGGTATTTTTAGAGAATCAAGAGAAAGCCTATTGTTCTACTCTTCGCCACAAGCATATGCTCCAATAATACAGCATTCAGAACATATGTTTGTGGCTATATATTATATTTAAGGTAGGAGTTATGGTAAACAATATATAAACAAAATAAAAAATAAGTTGTCTTTTATTAGTTTTTGTATAATAGAGTTAATCACATTTTATAGATAGCTGGAATATAATGGTTAGTAAAGATTAGTATTCGTCTCTATATCTATGATGCTTACATTTATGACGTTTATTCTTATGTTTACATCTATGATGTTTTTGTTCATCTTCACATCTATGATGTTTGTCTTCATCTTTACACTCAGCATTTTCATTTTCAATTTTCACATCAGAAAACCAGAAATTAAATTTTAAAAAGTCAGGACAACAACATTCTTTACATTCTTTATGTTTTCTATGATGTTCGCATCTGCAACGACGCTTTAATGGTATTGTTTCTTCTTGAAAATTAAATAATTGTCTTAATTTATCCCAATTATCAGCTACCGCTTCGATCATCTCAGGTGTTAACATTTTAGAAGTTTCTACTTCACGCATTAATAATCCTCCTTTAATTAATAATAATGTTTGTGTTTATCTTCACATTCAGCATTCTTGTTTATAATTTTAACATCACAAAAGAAGAAATCGAATTTTAAGAACTCAGGACAACAGCATTCTCTCTCTTTATGATGTTTGCAACATGATTTTTTATTTTTAAATCCAAAATCAGATTCATTAATAGCCCCTATAACATTTATCCTTGCCATATTTTCATCTCCCTCTCCCTTTGGTCAGTAATAAAATATGCAGGTTGTCGATATGTGTGCCAAGTATAAAAAATAAATTTAATATAAAAATGGCCTAAAACAAGTTTTGAAGAATTTAAAAATGGAAATTGACCAGATCTAGATCTGGCCAATTTCAGTCATATATTATATTTAAAGCAGGAGTTGTGACAAACAATATATGAACAAAACAAGTTGCCTTTTATTAGTTTTCGGATAATAGAGTTAATCACATTTCATAGATAGTTGGAATATAATAGTTAGTACAGATTAGTATTCGACTCGACATCTATGGTGTTTACATTTATGATGTTTGTGTTCATGTTCACATCTATGGTGTTCGTGTTCATCTTCACATCTATGATGTCTGTGTTCATCTTCGCATCTATGATGTCTGTGTTCGTCTTCACATCTATGACGTCTGTGTTCTTCTTCACATCTATGATGTTCGCGTTCATCTTCACATCTATGACGTCTGTGTTTATCTTTACATCTATCATCTTTGTTTTCATCTTCACACTCAGCATTTTCGTTTTTAATTTTCACATCAGAAAACCAGAAATTAAATTTTAAAAACTCAGGACAACAACATTCTTCACATTCCTTATGCTTTTTATGATGCTCGCATCTGTGATGACGTCTTTCTTCTTCAAAATCAAATAACCCTCTTAGTTTATCCCAATTATCCGCTACTGTTTCGATCATCTCAGGTGTTAACATTCTAGAAGTTTCTAATTCGCACATTAATAGTCATCCTCCAATTAATAATTTTTGTGTTTATCTTCTTCACATTTAGCATTCTTATTTATAATTTTAACATCACAAAAGAAGAAATCGAATTTTAAGAACTCAGGGCAACAGCATTCTTTCTCTTCATGATGCTTGCAACATGATTTTTTATTTTGAAATCCAAAATCAGATTCATTAATAGCCCCT
Proteins encoded in this region:
- a CDS encoding ECF transporter S component, coding for MKGDTEKISIDNIRVITRSGLLIALSAIGAMIKIQGTIAFDSMPGYFAALFISPMAGGFVAALGHLLTSITSGFPLTVPMHLIVALEMGLFAYIFGILGRKGNGVIASIVAILLNGPIATFVASITAKMLGLPFNGPAMFNALVIPLTIASSANIILAYVIFKIINKQKR
- a CDS encoding AIR synthase related protein, whose amino-acid sequence is MVKYRDLTIVDVTPDHRIVISCDSSGGIGDKDMDVVKTDPETVGYFTTQVALMELLATGATPVTIVNTLGVEMEETGQKIIKGIKKALKPLNLQNDIVITGSTEENIPVCQTSMGITIIGTIEKSNWRRKKARKRDLAVVIGIPKVGHEVLDDRGRETMSVSILLELLNKPYINDILPVGSKGIAYELKEMANTNGLSCNIYDKSDINLDKSAGPATCAILAVDREGYEDLKKSISIPVKFIGIFV
- a CDS encoding cysteine-rich small domain-containing protein, whose product is MTNTENYKFVQNSRCEFFPCHNVSDLTKFNCLFCYCPLYMLKDKCGGGFTYTDSGIKNCTNCTLPHSEGGYDHVMSKMKEVIRIGSEQE
- a CDS encoding methyl-accepting chemotaxis protein; translated protein: MMKSIKLKLIVYFVLILLTTSTILGSISYRSASKAIVNEASHAVIDLATSASAVVKSRIESRLIELKSIARKSEIEGMQWEIQKETLEDEKEYFDFLALGVVYPDGTTLYSDGSIAQLGDRDYVKKAFQGETNVSDPILSRVTNEMVLMFATPIEHDGKIVAVLIGRKPANALKDDIADMGYGNKGYAYIIGKDGTMYAHENQQLVLEQRNVFKDIETGGDFKELGLAMKDMDMTSRQIVTYEFLGDRRYIGMAPIENTDWLVAVGGYESEILGGINPMRIKILITSFLITVFGGIAISIIGATIVKPIVLAAKHAEEIANLDIRRDVPVKYLKNKDETGILARSIQSTSENLRQIVGQVTEASHQVASSSEQLTATTQESAMVSEEIARTVEQISSAAEEQASDTENGVNNAKVLGKMVKENQEHVRKLNTFADEVLVLKNEGNILMDELNERTKDSDLGIKKVYEEIKNTTLNSAKINDASNLIKNIAEQTNLLALNAAIEAARAGEAGRGFAVVAEEIRKLAEESKTSTIAIENIVDQLQQSTSDSEATINDVIKVVDIQQKSLKETESKFIGITHAVDRIKEMINQLDDASEIINQNQNDVIAALYHLSEIAEENAASTEEVSAASEEQSASIQEIANSSEGLSHLAQEMINLVNKFNI